ATGCTCCACTTTCTCCAATGCTGTACAATAGTCCATCAAGCATGTCCCCATCGGTAAATAAACCATGTACTGTTGAGTTGCCTAGGTTGACTGATATGGCAGGCACAATGAACTTGAATGATGGACTGACAGATAACCTCATCATGGATGATCTTTTGGACAATATaacactcccctctccccagcagtcaCCATCAGGGGGGCTCATGCAAAGAAGCTCCAGTTTTCCATATGGTTCCAAAGGTTCCGGACTTGGTTCTCCATCAAGTAATTTCAACAGTGCTGTGTTTGGACCATCATCTCTGAATTCCCTTCGTCAGTCTCCCATGCAGACCATTCAAGAGAACAAGCAAGCTACCTTTTCTTCCATTTCTCATTATAACAACCAGACGCTGCAGGATCTGCTGGCATCTGAGTCACTTAGTCACAGTGATGTCATGATGACGCAGTCTGATCCACTCATGTCTCAAGCCAGCACTGCTGTGTCTGCCCAGAATTCACGCAGGAGTATCATGCTTCGTAGTGATCCAATGATGTCATTTGCTGCTCAGTCCAACCAGGGAAGTTTGGTCAATCAGAACCTGCTCCACCACCAGCATCAATCTCAGAATTCTTCTCTTGGTGGCAGTCGTGCCTTGTCAAATTCCATCAGTAACATGGGCTTAAATGATACGAACAACTTAGGGTCGGCCAAACACCAGCAGCAGTCACCCGTCAATCAGTCTATGCAAACCCTTTCTGACTCACTCTCAGGCTCTTCTTTGTATTCCACTAGTGTGAACCTTCCAGTCATGGGGCATGATAAATTCCCAAGCGATTTGGACCTGGATATTTTCAATGGAAGCTTGGAATGTGACATGGAGTCCATTATCCGCAGTGAACTCATGGATGCAGATGGGTTGGATTTTAACTTCGATTCCCTCATCTCAGCTCAGAACGTTGTCAGTCTGAATGTGGGGAGCTTCACTGGTGCTAAGCAGGCTTCGTCACAGAGTTGGGTGCCAGGCTGATGGATCTTTGAGAAAAGGGGAAATGGGCAAAGCAGGTCAGTGTCCTGTAGATGTGGTAAAAATatttggtttgttgttttttattggcGTTTACCCTGAGTAGTTAATAGTTTGTGTGCATTAATGATATTAATGTGGTCTGTGGTGAACTTGATGTATTGTGATATATGTGATATAAACAAACTTAGGAGGTgttgagggaggggagggaaagctaAAGGTTGTAAAGATTTCAAGTTCAAAGTTCAGGGCTAACCCCCAGATCCTAATTAGGCAGTTTCTTCTCAGCTGCAACACTGTCACTGAGGGcctctattagagttctttgaaggggtcaacaaacatgtggtcaagggggatccggtggacatagtgtacttagatttccagaaagcctttgacaaggtccctcaccaaaggctcttatgtaaattaagctgccatgggataaaagggaaggtcctttcatggattgagaactggttaaaagacagggaacaaagggtaggaattaatggtaaattctcagaatggagaggggtaactagtggtgttccccaaggatcagtcctaggaccaatcctattcaacttattcataaatgatctggagaaaggggtaaacagtgaggtggcaaagtttgcagatgatactaaactgctcaagatagttaagaccaaagcagactgtgaagaacttaaaaaagatctcacaaaactaagtgattgggcaataaaatggcaaatgaaatttaatgtggataaatgtaaagtaatgcacatcggaaaaaataaccccaactatacatacaatatgatgggggctaatttagctacaactaatcaggaaagagatcttggcggcatcgtggatagttctctgaagatgtccacgcagtgtgcagcagcagtcaaaaaagcaaccaggatgttaggaatcattaaaaaagggatagagaataagacagagaataacttattgcccttatataaatccatggtacgcccatatcttgaatactgcgtacagatgtggtctcctcatctcaaaaaagatatactggcattagaaaaggtacagagaagggtaactaaaatgattaggggcttggaagaggtcccatatgaggagagattaaagaggctaggacttttcagcttggaaaagaggagactaagggaggatatgatagaggtatataaaatcatgagtggtgcggagaaagtgaatacggaaaagttatttacttgttcataatataagaactaggggccaccaaatgaaattaatgggcagcaggtttaaaacaaataaaaggaagttcttcttcacacagtgcccagtcaacctgtggaactccttgcctgaggaggttgtgaaggctaggacaataacagggtttaaaagagaactggataaattcatggaggttaagtccattaatggctattagccaggatgggtaaggaatggtgtccctagcctctgtttgtcagagggtggtaatggacggcaggagagagatcacttgatcattacctgttaggttcactccctctggggcacctggcattggccactgttggcagacaggatactgggctggatggacctctGGTcggacacagtatggccattcttacgttcttatgagaCCGTGTCAGAAGCTACCGgcttttttaatttagtttttagaAATGTTAACTACTAATTAAATCAAACTTCTTAGttacaaaaaataatgaaaaaccaATTAACGGTGGAAGATGTGTGGTTTTAGGACTCGTGGAACTCAGAAATGACTTATTTTTCTATCACGACAGACTGAACCTTCACCACAGTATACAGCCCAAGTAACCAAATAACTGGGgtgataggcagggatggtggtgGCAGAAGCTCCGTGGTGTATGGAGCAGCAGTACAGCATGGGATAGGAGAGATTGCACTCGTGGATCTACTCAGTGCGTGGATCTGGTGCGGTAAAGTGCACAACAGATTGTGACTTAATCAGAGCTGTATTTTTGCTGTGGTGCTGTGATTTTAAGGAAATCacatatttttcacatttttttctcaaggaaaaaaatacaaaaattatgGAATTATTAGGAACCTGGGCCCAGAGAGCAGCCATTTTAAATGTGTAAAATGTATAAGGGGTAATCACAACCACAAGTGGCCATCTCTTTCcattttagggcccaatcctgtaatctGTCCTATATATGACTCCTAGTAACTTCATTGGGAATTTCACTCGCATAACACCAGCAGATTTGGGCTGTAATATATTCCTAGTTAGGCGTTAGCTTCTTCCCGTCTTTTTGAATTTACTACAGTTTCatggggtttctccgtatttcTTTTCCTTAATAGTGGAAATTGTCAATCTTGCCGCTGATATCAATGTGTTCCTCTTTGTTTCTGCAGGTCATTTGGGTTTTCACCTGCATCCATACATCCAtcttcttacacacacacattcactccCTCATGTTATAGATTCCTCCTGAAGTGTCCTTTGTCTCCAATGTTTGTTTATTAGTATAGGGGAATAGATTTCAAAATACAGGAGTACAAAAGGTTAGTTATAAATTAGAGTGCAgaaattccattaacttcagaatAATGTATAGAATACCCCAACTGCAAGGCTAATAGGCATTCAGTTTGCGATATACTAtaaactctctttttttttgtctttcaagTTTAAATTGCATAACTTGCTGACGAACAGCCCTCTCACCCTTGCTACTTGAGGTATTCTGTAGTTAATGGAGATTTCTTTCTCTAATTCACAGTTAGACTGTTAAGGAAAGGCTTTgaagctggggaacagctgtggTGAGTGATGCTTCCAGCTGCATATTTTGAGCATTATAGAAGATATATATTGATTTGTTGTCTGAAAAAGAGAGAAGGACCGTGCCATGTACCAAATTCCTTCATTTAGTCTTCAGAGGCCACTTTTGTAGATGTGATAGTTGGCTGCCCCCATCCTTTATCTTTTCTAGAAGAAAGGAGCTTCACTGATTTCTTTGCGGTACAAGCCAAACTCTTTCCAAATGTCAGACTGCTGGGAGGGAATGAACCGTAGAATCTTAATCTCACCCTGCTGATCATGCTGTAGGATAGCACCTTGACAAGACCGTGCATGCTATGTGGGTATTTACTGAAATTCAAAAGACTCAGACTCTCTTTCAGTTTCATCTTTTAATCATTTAGAAAAAGAATGCTTTCCCTCTCAGAATCTAGAACCCTTGTCCATGAACTATTAACAAAAACTTCCAAAACTCCATACTTGTTGAGAGatctgttttttttcctgtttttgtttgttcgttACTTTTCCTTCTTAGTGCTTATATAGTGTATGGAGTTAGAAATCCCAAATCTTCATGTGATGCATAAAAACAAAGCAGGAATGTTATCACAGTAaaatgcccaaggtcacagtttGCCAACAGGTCTCGCAAAAATAAATGCCCTTGACGGTATTGGTTGAGAAAATGTGTCCAAGGAAATGACTTGACACCATGTTTTAGTAGCATCGCTATACTGCTTACACGAAAAGGATATCTACATGGAGCCTTGGCTGGGCAACATTACAATAAGTGTTCTGCACAGAAATATCTGCAAAGTTCTCTCAGCTGCCTCATAAAAGATTGCCCTTTGTCATTCATAGAAAGAATAGATGCCTTGATTTTCCCAGGCTGAATACTCAGAATAAAGAAACTGGTACTTGTGTGTGAAACGACTTTCTTTACAGAGGACAGACTTGTTAACTATATAAACTCTGGTGGAGTACTGGCCACTTTTCTGTGGAAGCCTGTCACTGCCTCTCATTACTGGACCTGGTGCTATTGATTGATTTGGTACCAGGTGCAAGGGTAGATGTGTTTTTTTGTCTGAACTTACTGCTTATGAATAGTTCCTGGTCTATTCAACAATCCCATTTGAGAATTTGCCTCCATGTGAGTGTCTCTTATTTTGGTAAAAGTGTCTCACATTAAATATTATGCAGTAATTCTGCATTGCTTTTTCAATTATTTGTCTGCTTCACCATAGTTATAAGGAGCTTGAATTAAATGCTACTCTAAGCAATTTTCCTGATCTCAGTAAAGAATCTTTATAAGATTAAAGCTTAAGAAACTACTTTTCAGCAGAATGTTTCAGCCGTTGCAAACATGAAATCTGCTCCATGAAAAAGGCCGAGTGGgatttcaaaaccaaaatgtaTCATTTTCCATAGGTTATCAATATACATAGAATATTAAGTACTAAATTTTCCATAAACCAGCAAAATCTCTTGGGAGTCAGTTTTTTGGAAAGAACAAATATACAGTTGTTTTGTTTATGCTTAGAATCGATATAGTATTCCTATgtgggatttatttttatttttttaatccaaagaCTTTCTTTATAGGGCCAATGCAAATGTGCAAAGAATCCAACATTATGAATTTAGTTTCTCTAGAAATTTCTGGGAGAGAACACTCCCCACTTTTGTTACACTGGCTTTGTGCCTCTGATGGTAACCATGACCAGCATTTCAGAGCATGATATAATAGTTGTTGGTTTTAGCCTAGaagaaggaaagggagagaatcAGCAAACTTTCTCCTACTTCATTCACTCATCTGTGATTTCCCCCGTTCAGACAGTTGAGGCCTGTGTTCCTTTTTAGCTCCATTTCTTTTGTCCCCCTCCCAAAGATATTGAATGTGCCCCCCCAACACCCTCAATAATCGGGACAATTTTTCAGTCACTATTTCCTAACCTCTCTTCAGAATACTACTGATTGTTAATGTCTCTTCTTAACACCTGTTGTCCCACAACAGCTCTTCTTTGTTTTATGATTGTTGTCACCCACTGAATACTCAGGAAACAGTACTGACTGAAAGGGTATCCTTAAACACACCTAGAAAGATAGAATCATTTGGAACTTTATATCAGAATGTCATGGGCTGGTGATCAACATCTTGtgaagagagattttaaatttCTATTTCATCGGATTCCTCTAGGTTCCATAATATAGTTGCAGGGGGATTGAGTTGACTTGTTTGAAAATTGAAAGCAAAAATACCTCAAAAATTGGCTAGAGACGTTCATTTTTCCTTCATGCATCATTTAAAATGATGCAATCCTAGGTCATAGAGTCCTGGCAAGGTCAGTTAATTATAGTTGTAGATTACCCAAATTACAAAGGGTAACACATAGTATTACATCACCAAAAACAACAATTACCTCTACAATATAGCAAATGATAAATTTTGGGACTATTTGCAGATTTGTTATACCTGTATTCACCAGGTAAGcctctctgggtgaaattcacccctgtgcccACACAAAGCTCTGTGGATCACATAAGGCCCACTGAAACTCATGTTTAAAGCTTAAGCAGTGCATAAAGCCTCTACACTTGGATAAATTTCA
This genomic window from Emys orbicularis isolate rEmyOrb1 chromosome 3, rEmyOrb1.hap1, whole genome shotgun sequence contains:
- the FOXO3 gene encoding forkhead box protein O3 isoform X1; the encoded protein is MAEASPPAPLSPLDVELDPEFEPQSRPRSCTWPLQRPELQASPAKPSGEAAADAASMIPEEEDDEEEGGSSPMAIGSAGGGGGEALAPEEEARLLAPLSGVGTEGSGQAPGAAAAGGSGLSGGQPAAAPRKCSSRRNAWGNLSYADLITRAIESAPDKRLTLSQIYDWMVRCVPYFKDKGDSNSSAGWKNSIRHNLSLHSRFIRVQNEGTGKSSWWMINPDGGKGGKPPRRRAVSMDNSNKYTKSRGRAAKKKAALQAAQEATEDSPSQLSKWPGSPTSRSSDELDAWTDFRSRTNSNASTISGRLSPILASTELDDVQDDDAPLSPMLYNSPSSMSPSVNKPCTVELPRLTDMAGTMNLNDGLTDNLIMDDLLDNITLPSPQQSPSGGLMQRSSSFPYGSKGSGLGSPSSNFNSAVFGPSSLNSLRQSPMQTIQENKQATFSSISHYNNQTLQDLLASESLSHSDVMMTQSDPLMSQASTAVSAQNSRRSIMLRSDPMMSFAAQSNQGSLVNQNLLHHQHQSQNSSLGGSRALSNSISNMGLNDTNNLGSAKHQQQSPVNQSMQTLSDSLSGSSLYSTSVNLPVMGHDKFPSDLDLDIFNGSLECDMESIIRSELMDADGLDFNFDSLISAQNVVSLNVGSFTGAKQASSQSWVPG